A region from the Vicia villosa cultivar HV-30 ecotype Madison, WI linkage group LG3, Vvil1.0, whole genome shotgun sequence genome encodes:
- the LOC131655454 gene encoding protein yippee-like At5g53940 isoform X2, which produces MGRIFVVELEGRSYRCKFCRTHLALADDLISRTFHCRRGKAYLFTNAVNTTTGPPEERMMLSGLHTVADIFCCCCGQILGWKYESAHEKSQKYKEGKFVLESKRGISVVCDLCRRKKMHHERDV; this is translated from the exons ATGGGAAGAATCTTTGTGGTGGAGTTGGAGGGCAGGTCCTATAGATGCAAGTTCTGCAGAACTCATTTGGCTCTTGCAGATGATCTCATCTCAAGG ACTTTTCATTGCCGGAGGGGAAAAGCATACCTTTTCACTAATGC TGTGAACACGACAACTGGACCACCAGAAGAAAGGATGATGCTTTCGGGATTGCATACTGTGGCAGATATCTTTTGCTGTTGCTGTGGTCAAATACTTGGCTGGAAATAT gaatctgCACATGAGAAGAGTCAGAAGTATAAGGAAGGGAAGTTTGTTCTTGAAAG cAAAAGAGGAATCTCAGTGGTGTGTGACCTATGTAGAAGGAAAAAGATGCATCATGAAAGAGATGTTTGA
- the LOC131655454 gene encoding protein yippee-like At5g53940 isoform X1, translated as MGRIFVVELEGRSYRCKFCRTHLALADDLISRTFHCRRGKAYLFTNAVNTTTGPPEERMMLSGLHTVADIFCCCCGQILGWKYESAHEKSQKYKEGKFVLERGSIVDDIDFSTEFYIDSHASMSDSEDA; from the exons ATGGGAAGAATCTTTGTGGTGGAGTTGGAGGGCAGGTCCTATAGATGCAAGTTCTGCAGAACTCATTTGGCTCTTGCAGATGATCTCATCTCAAGG ACTTTTCATTGCCGGAGGGGAAAAGCATACCTTTTCACTAATGC TGTGAACACGACAACTGGACCACCAGAAGAAAGGATGATGCTTTCGGGATTGCATACTGTGGCAGATATCTTTTGCTGTTGCTGTGGTCAAATACTTGGCTGGAAATAT gaatctgCACATGAGAAGAGTCAGAAGTATAAGGAAGGGAAGTTTGTTCTTGAAAG AGGAAGCATTGTTGACGATATTGATTTCTCAACGGAATTCTATATCGATAGCCACGCTAGCATGAGTGACAGTGAAGATGCTTAG